The proteins below are encoded in one region of Hordeum vulgare subsp. vulgare chromosome 3H, MorexV3_pseudomolecules_assembly, whole genome shotgun sequence:
- the LOC123443637 gene encoding protein transport protein SEC23-1 — translation MEETPPQPQAAHASPPFPAIFTPPSALSSTTLRGSPTVPSPAHFSTPPGPPVFSSPLRPAAVPFRTTPVSPQAVPFASRTASSSSSVSLPTSSAPHTPHGAATPHGHVPSAAPSLEDSSIDSPYVLFSARKVLKQKKLLNAPSLGFGALVSPGREVSPGPEALERDPCRCLSCGAYVNLYCDVLIGSGQWQCVICKKLNSSEGEFMVSSKQDLVQWPELVSSAVDYVHPGNRRSGLFPVSVSRVSGPIFVLIDECLDEAHLQHLQGSLHAFVDSLPPTARIGIISYGRTVSVYDFSEGAAVSADVLPGNKSLTQESLKVLIYGTGVYLSPIHASLPVAHTIFSSLRPYQLSVAEVSRDRCLGAAVEVALGIIQGPSAELSRGIIKRSGGNCRILVCAGGPNTFGPGSTPYSVQHPNYAYLEKTGMKYMESLGHEAQRHSTIVDILCAGTCPVRVPVLQPLAKCSGGVLLLHDDFGEAFGVNLQRASTKAAGSHGLFEIRCSDGMLVTQVIGPGEEASPDSHETFKHDTSFCIQMHIVEGTQSFSVSMETKADIKNEFVYFQFAVRYSNMYQTESTRVITSRLQTVDGLSAYLSSVQEDVASVIIGKRTVLRARTASDALDMRLTIDERIKDIALKFGTQVPKSKLYRFPKELSSLPECLFHLRRGPLLGSIIGHEDERSVLRSLFLNASFDLSLRMIAPRCIMHREGGTFEELPAYDLTMQSNCAVVLDHGTDIFIWLGAELATQEGQTAAALAACRTLAEELSELRFPAPRILSFREGSSQARYFVSRLIPAHKDPTYEQESRFPQLQTLAPELRTRLKSSFIHFDDPSFCEWMRSLRLVPPEPS, via the exons ATGGAGGAGACGCCGCCGCAGCCTCAGGCGGCCCACGCATCTCCTCCGTTCCCGGCGATCTTCACCCCTCCGAGCGCTCTCTCCTCGACGACTCTGCGGGGCAGCCCCACCGTCCCCAGCCCCGCGCACTTCAGCACGCCACCGGGCCCGCCCGTCTTCTCCTCGCCGCTGCGCCCCGCCGCCGTGCCATTCCGCACCACCCCGGTCTCCCCTCAGGCGGTACCCTtcgcctcccgcaccgcctcctCATCGTCCTCCGTCTCCCTCCCCACATCCTCCGCGCCGCAcacccctcacggcgcggccactcCTCACGGCCACGTGCCCTCCGCGGCGCCGTCTCTCGAGGACTCCAGCATCGACTCCCCATATGTCCTCTTCTCTGCCCGCAAG GTCCTGAAGCAGAAGAAACTGCTGAATGCCCCTAGCTTGGGGTTCGGAGCTCTTGTTTCACCAGGGAGGGAAGTATCACCAGGTCCTGAAGCCTTGGAGCGTGATCCGTGCCGTTGCCTCAGCTGTGGGGCTTATGTGAATTTGTACTGTGACGTGTTGATTGGCTCTGGACAATGGCAGTGTGTCATCTGCAAGAAGCTGAACAGCAGTGAGGGGGAATTCATGGTCTCCAGCAAGCAGGACCTGGTTCAGTGGCCAGAGCTCGTGTCCTCGGCTGTCGATTATGTGCACCCAGGGAATAGGCGGTCAGGCTTGTTCCCGGTGTCCGTCTCTAGGGTCTCTGGCCCCATTTTTGTTCTCATAGATGAATGTCTTGATGAGGCGCACCTGCAGCATCTACAGGGCTCCTTGCATGCATTTGTGGATTCACTCCCTCCTACAGCAAGGATTGGGATCATCTCCTATGGTAGAACTGTCTCTGTGTATGATTTTTCGGAAGGGGCGGCAGTGTCAGCGGATGTGCTACCCGGTAATAAGTCGCTTACCCAAGAGTCATTGAAGGTGCTAATATACGGGACAGGGGTGTACTTGTCTCCTATACATGCTTCGCTGCCTGTTGCACACACAATATTCTCATCTCTGAGACCCTATCAGTTAAGTGTGGCGGAAGTGTCGAGGGACCGATGCCTTGGTGCAGCGGTGGAGGTTGCCCTTGGTATTATTCAAGGGCCGTCAGCGGAGTTGTCTCGTGGAATCATCAAGAGATCAGGAGGCAACTGCAGGATCTTGGTGTGTGCTGGTGGCCCCAACACGTTTGGACCAGGATCAACACCTTATTCTGTTCAACACCCAAACTATGCTTACCTGGAGAAGACAGGTATGAAGTACATGGAGAGTCTTGGTCATGAAGCACAGAGACACAGTACCATCGTTGACATTCTTTGTGCTGGAACATGCCCTGTGAGGGTTCCTGTTCTGCAGCCACTGGCAAAGTGTTCTGGTGGTGTGCTTTTACTTCATGATGATTTTGGAGAGGCCTTTGGGGTCAACTTGCAGAGGGCTTCAACCAAAGCAGCTGGCTCTCATGGCTTATTTGAGATTAGATGTTCAGATGGTATGCTTGTCACTCAAGTAATTGGCCCTGGTGAAGAGGCTTCTCCTGATTCTCATGAAACATTCAAGCATGATACTTCATTTTGTATCCAGATGCATATTGTTGAGGGGACACAGAGTTTTTCGGTGTCTATGGAGACAAAGGCTGatatcaagaatgaatttgtttaCTTCCAGTTTGCAGTCCGTTACTCTAATATGTACCAAACAGAAAGCACAAGGGTGATCACTAGCAGGCTGCAAACGGTTGATGGTTTGTCTGCATATCTGTCAAGTGTGCAAGAAGATGTAGCTTCAGTAATCATTGGTAAGAGAACTGTCTTGCGCGCCAGGACTGCCTCCGATGCTCTTGACATGAGGCTCACAATTGATGAAAGAATTAAGGACATAGCTCTCAAATTTGGTACCCAGGTTCCAAAATCAAAGCTTTATCGATTCCCAAAAGAGCTGTCATCACTCCCTGAGTGTTTGTTTCATTTGAGAAGGGGGCCACTCTTAGGTAGCATAATAGGACATGAAGATGAGAGATCagttttgaggagtttgttcttgAATGCATCATTTGACCTCTCGCTCCGTATGATTGCACCTCGCTGTATAATGCATCGAGAAGGTGGCACATTTGAGGAGCTGCCAGCGTATGATCTGACCATGCAATCTAATTGTGCAGtggtactggatcatggaacagaTATTTTCATCTGGTTG GGTGCCGAACTAGCAACCCAAGAAGGACAAACTGCAGCAGCTTTGGCAGCATGTCGTACACTGGCAGAAGAGCTGAGCGAACTCCGTTTTCCAGCTCCCAGGATACTTTCATTCAGA GAAGGGAGCTCTCAGGCTAGATACTTCGTCTCACGCCTGATCCCAGCTCACAAGGACCCTACTTATGAGCAG GAGTCGAGATTTCCTCAGCTACAGACCCTTGCTCCTGAACTGAGGACCAGGCTAAAGAGCAGCTTCATCCACTTTGATGACCCTAGCTTTTGCGAGTGGATGCGCAGCCTCAGATTGGTCCCGCCGGAACCAAGCTAA